GGCATCTCCCATGAAGCGGCTTCCTTCGCAGGTCACTTGAAGCTTGGCAAATTGGTTGTTCTGTATGATTCGAACGATATCTCCCTTGACGGAGCTCTTGACCTGTCGTACTCCGAAAGCGTTCAAAAACGTTTCGAAGGCTACGGCTGGCAAGTTCTTCGCGTTGAAGACGGCAACGACTTGAACGCTTTGACTAAAGCAATCGCTGAAGCGCAAGCGGAAACAGGCAAACCGACTTTGATCGAAGTTAAAACCGTTATCGGTTACGGCAGCCCTAACAAAGGCGGTAAAGGCGGACATGCTGGTCCTCACGGTTCCCCTCTGGGTGCTGACGAGACTAAGCTGACTAAACAATTCTACGGCTGGAACGAAGAGGATAAATTCCATGTTCCGGACGAAGTTCGCGCGCACTTTGCTGAAGTGAAGCAGAACGGCGAGAAAGCAAACGCTGCTTGGAACGAGCAATTCGAAGCTTACAAAAAAGCATACCCAGAGCTTGCAGCTCAATTCGAGCTGGCTACTTCCGGTCAATTGCCTGAAGGCTGGGATAAAGACCTGCCTAAATACACAACGGAAGACAAGCCGTTGTCGACTCGCGTAGCTTCGGGTAACGCTCTGAACGGTCTTGTTCACAACGTGCCTGCTCTGGCTGGCGGTTCCGCTGACCTTGAGAGCTCGACAATGACTCACCTGAAAGGTTTGGCACAATTCAAACCAGGCAGCTACGACGGCCGCAACATCTACTACGGTGTTCGCGAGTTCGGTATGGCTGCAGCTATGAACGGCATGAGCCTGCATGGCGGCATGAAAGTATTCGGCGGTACGTTCTTCGTATTTACCGACTACCTGCGTCCGGCAATCCGTCTGGCGGCTATCATGAAACAACCGGTTACTTACGTTCTGACGCATGACTCGATCGCCGTTGGCGAAGACGGTCCTACGCATGAACCAATCGAGCAACTGGCTTCGATCCGCATCATTCCCGACCTGACAGTTATTCGTCCTGCTGATGCTAACGAAACTTCCGCTGCTTGGGCTTATGCGGTTGAGAACCAAAGCAATCCGGTAGCGCTTGTTCTGACTCGTCAAAACCTGCCGATCCTGGAAGGCACTGTGTCCGGCTCCCGTGAGAACATCAAGCGTGGTGCTTATGTGGTATCCGATGCAGCAAACGGTGCTCCGCAAGCTCAAATTATCGCTACTGGCTCCGAGGTGCAACTGGCGGTTGCTGCTCAAAAAGCGCTTGCCGAAGAAGGCATTCAAGTTCGCGTAATCAGCATGCCAAGCTGGGATCTGTTCGACAAGCAAGATCAAGCGTACAAAGATTCCGTTATCCTCCCTGAAGTTAAAGCTCGCGTAGCTGTTGAGATGGCTCATCCATTCGGTTGGGATCGTTTCGTTGGCGACAAAGGCGTGGTTATCGGCATCGACCGCTTTGGCGCATCCGCACCTGGCGACCGCGTGATCAAAGAATACGGCTTCACTGTTGAGAACGTAGTAAGCAATGTGAAATCGGTTCTGTAATTTAATAAGCTATTTGGCGTAGAGGAGCTAACCATACAATGTCGCAATTTGAAAACGTAACGGTTGTCAAAGAAGCTAATGTTTACTTTGACGGTAAAGTAACTAGCCGCGCTGTTCTGTTCGCAGACGGCACGAAAAAAACGCTTGGCATTATGCTTCCTGGCGACTACGAGTTCGGCACGGACTGCATTGAGATTATGGAAATTTTGGCTGGCGACCTGAAGGTGCTGCTCCCTGGCGAAACAGAGTGGGTACACATCCAAGGCAAAGGTGAGTTCACCGTTCCGGCCAACACGAAGTTCAAGCTTCAAGTAGCGGCTGTATCTGACTACTGCTGCTCTTACATCTACGAATAGCATTTAATGAAAAAGGGGCCGTCCCATCGTTTTGACGATGGGACGGCCCTTTTTATTCGGTTAAACAGCAAAGTACGCATTCGAATGTTCTTCCGATCGCCATTGCTCTGGGATTCCTTGAATTAATATAGAGTAGTTGGAATCCCAGAACAAAAGCGAGCACTAACGTTTCTCCAGAATCATTCGAATTGCTCCCTTTGCAATTAACCTACTCATTTCAAAAGCAGCAAGTAAATAAAAAAAAATGGCCATGGAAGGAACTGCATGGCCACAATATTATACTTTTTTGTTAGTTTTTATCGCCGATCTTACGGCCGATCCATTGCTCGTAGGCTTGCGTCACGCTGCTCATGTCAAGCTCGCCGAGACCCATGGAGTCGCCGATCTGGAATAGGCTTTTTGCCGCTTCCAGCATCGGTGTAGGCACCTTCAGGCCATCCGACAGCACGGAGGAGAGGCGGAGATCCTTCAGCATGAGCGCGAGGGAGAACTGGACGTCGTAATCGCTGGCAAGCACTTTCTCGCCCTTCAGCTCGGCTGTACGGCTTGCTGCGCCGCCCGATTGGACAAGCTCGAGGAACGCGCTGCCGTTGATGCCGCCGCTTGCCGCGATCGCCATGCCTTCAGCCAGAGCCGCCATATTGATGCCGACGATGGTGTTATGGGCAAGCTTTGCGGTCGCTCCGCTGCCGTTAGCGCCCATATAGATCACCTTGCGGCCCATTGCGGTCAGAACCGTGTCGACCTCTTTCAGGGTCTTCTCAGGGCCTCCAACCATAAAG
This region of Paenibacillus sp. JDR-2 genomic DNA includes:
- the tkt gene encoding transketolase gives rise to the protein MTVTQKSIEQLSIDTIRTLAIDSIEKANSGHPGMPMGAAPMGYQLFAKNMTHNPSNPTWINRDRFVLSAGHGSMLLYSLLHLSGYDLPLEELQNFRQWGSLTPGHPEFGHTAGVDATTGPLGQGVAMAVGMAMAEAHLAATYNKEGYDVVNHFTYSICGDGDLMEGISHEAASFAGHLKLGKLVVLYDSNDISLDGALDLSYSESVQKRFEGYGWQVLRVEDGNDLNALTKAIAEAQAETGKPTLIEVKTVIGYGSPNKGGKGGHAGPHGSPLGADETKLTKQFYGWNEEDKFHVPDEVRAHFAEVKQNGEKANAAWNEQFEAYKKAYPELAAQFELATSGQLPEGWDKDLPKYTTEDKPLSTRVASGNALNGLVHNVPALAGGSADLESSTMTHLKGLAQFKPGSYDGRNIYYGVREFGMAAAMNGMSLHGGMKVFGGTFFVFTDYLRPAIRLAAIMKQPVTYVLTHDSIAVGEDGPTHEPIEQLASIRIIPDLTVIRPADANETSAAWAYAVENQSNPVALVLTRQNLPILEGTVSGSRENIKRGAYVVSDAANGAPQAQIIATGSEVQLAVAAQKALAEEGIQVRVISMPSWDLFDKQDQAYKDSVILPEVKARVAVEMAHPFGWDRFVGDKGVVIGIDRFGASAPGDRVIKEYGFTVENVVSNVKSVL
- a CDS encoding pyrimidine/purine nucleoside phosphorylase translates to MSQFENVTVVKEANVYFDGKVTSRAVLFADGTKKTLGIMLPGDYEFGTDCIEIMEILAGDLKVLLPGETEWVHIQGKGEFTVPANTKFKLQVAAVSDYCCSYIYE
- a CDS encoding NAD(P)-dependent oxidoreductase; protein product: MKKIGFIGLGVMGYGMAANLLRSGFEVKVYNRTAGKAGELIACGGSEAATPADAVREAEIVITMISNDAAIREVYYGENGIFDAVRPGTILIDSSTISPSLALELTETAESKGASFLDAPVTGSKPAAEGGTLTFMVGGPEKTLKEVDTVLTAMGRKVIYMGANGSGATAKLAHNTIVGINMAALAEGMAIAASGGINGSAFLELVQSGGAASRTAELKGEKVLASDYDVQFSLALMLKDLRLSSVLSDGLKVPTPMLEAAKSLFQIGDSMGLGELDMSSVTQAYEQWIGRKIGDKN